A segment of the Catenuloplanes nepalensis genome:
GTGTCGGCGTTCCTGCGCTGTCAGGCGCCGCCGCGGTAGACGCCGCCGCGGCCGGCCATCCGGGCGAAGCCGGCGAAGTCCGTGGTGGCCAGGTCGAGGTTCGTCTGCACGCTGAAGACCTCGTCCGCGATCACCCGGAACGCGCGCCCGGGCTCGTCGGACAGGTCGACCGCGACCACCGGGTACTCCGGGTCGCGCAGCGCGTCGCCGTCGACCAGGAACGCGATCGCCAGGTCCTCGTCGCCCTCGGCGAGCCGGACCAGGCCGCCGGGCGTGAGGCCCTCGTGGGCGCGGTCGTCGAGGAACGTCATCGCCGCGCGATAGTCGTCCAGGTGACGCTGCAGCGTCTTGCGGAACGTGTCCCAGGCCGCGTCGTCCGTGAAGTCGGTGCGGATGAGCAGGCCTTGCGCGTCCGGGGTGATCGGGAGGGTCATCGTGTCCTCGGGAGAAATCGGGTCAGGTGCCGTGTCCCGCACGGGGGCGGGGCGGGCGCCAGACTACAACGCGGTGAGCTGCGCACCCTTCGGTGGACCGCACGCCGCGCCACACCCTTTCGGGTTCTCCGGGCAGGATGTCCCGCATGCGCATCATCGACAAGGTCGCCTGGCTGCGGATCGAGGACGGCCGTATCCTCTCCACCCGCTCGCACGGCAAGGACGTCCTCTACTTCCCCGGCGGCAAACGGGAGCCGGGCGAGTCCGATCTGGACACGCTGACCCGGGAGATCGCGGAGGAGCTGACCGTGGCCGTCGATCCGGCGACCGCGGCCCCGGCCGGCGTGTTCGAGGCGCGGGCGCACGGTCACGCGGAGGACGTGCTGGTCCGGATGACCTGCTACACAGCGGACTACACCGGTGAGCTGACACCGGCCGCGGAGATCGCCGAGGTGGTCTGGCTGACCTACGCGGACCGCGACCGCACGTCCCCGGTCGACCAGATCATCTTGGACCATCTTCGGGAAGAGGGGTCGCTGAGCTGACCGGCACACTGAC
Coding sequences within it:
- a CDS encoding NUDIX hydrolase, which codes for MRIIDKVAWLRIEDGRILSTRSHGKDVLYFPGGKREPGESDLDTLTREIAEELTVAVDPATAAPAGVFEARAHGHAEDVLVRMTCYTADYTGELTPAAEIAEVVWLTYADRDRTSPVDQIILDHLREEGSLS
- a CDS encoding DUF6924 domain-containing protein, which gives rise to MTLPITPDAQGLLIRTDFTDDAAWDTFRKTLQRHLDDYRAAMTFLDDRAHEGLTPGGLVRLAEGDEDLAIAFLVDGDALRDPEYPVVAVDLSDEPGRAFRVIADEVFSVQTNLDLATTDFAGFARMAGRGGVYRGGA